A single region of the Stigmatopora argus isolate UIUO_Sarg chromosome 6, RoL_Sarg_1.0, whole genome shotgun sequence genome encodes:
- the gnb1b gene encoding guanine nucleotide binding protein (G protein), beta polypeptide 1b has product MSELDQLRQEAEQLKNQIRDARKACADATLSQITANIDPVGRIQMRTRRTLRGHLAKIYAMHWGTDSRLLVSASQDGKLIIWDSYTTNKVHAIPLRSSWVMTCAYAPSGNYVACGGLDNICSIYNLKTREGNVRVSRELAGHTGYLSCCRFLDDNQIVTSSGDTTCALWDIETGQQTTTFAGHTGDVMSLSLAPESRLFVSGACDASAKLWDVREGMCRQTFTGHESDINAICFFPNGNAFATGSDDATCRLFDLRADQELMIYSHDNIICGITSVAFSKSGRLLLAGYDDFNCNVWDTLKADRAGVLAGHDNRVSCLGVTDDGMAVATGSWDSFLKIWN; this is encoded by the exons atgaGTGAACTGGACCAGTTACGCCAAGaggcagagcagctcaaaaatcAGATCAGA GATGCCAGGAAAGCATGTGCAGATGCCACTCTATCACAG atcaCGGCTAATATTGACCCCGTCGGGCGAATTCAAATGCGTACAAGACGAACACTGCGGGGTCATCTGGCCAAAATCTATGCCATGCACTGGGGAACAGATTCCAG GCTCTTGGTCAGTGCTTCTCAGGATGGAAAACTAATTATTTGGGACAGTTATACTACAAATAAG GTCCACGCCATTCCACTTCGTTCTTCCTGGGTTATGACGTGCGCCTACGCACCTTCAGGAAATTACGTGGCCTGCGGCGGTTTAGACAACATTTGCTCCATTTACAACCTGAAAACCCGCGAGGGCAACGTACGTGTGAGCCGTGAGCTTGCAGGACATACAG GATACCTCTCCTGCTGTCGTTTTCTTGACGACAACCAGATTGTTACCAGCTCAGGAGACACCACCtg TGCACTTTGGGATATTGAGACCGGCCAGCAGACGACCACGTTCGCCGGGCACACGGGGGATGTCATGAGCCTCTCTCTGGCCCCAGAGTCCCGGTTATTTGTCTCCGGTGCTTGCGACGCTTCGGCTAAACTCTGGGATGTGCGAGAGGGCATGTGCAGACAGACCTTCACTGGACATGAGTCTGACATCAATGCCATCTGT TTCTTCCCCAATGGCAATGCCTTTGCCACTGGCTCGGATGACGCCACCTGCAGGCTGTTTGACCTGCGTGCCGATCAGGAATTGATGATCTACTCTCACGACAACATCATCTGCGGCATCACCTCGGTGGCGTTCTCCAAGAGCGGCCGTCTCCTCCTGGCTGGATATGACGATTTCAACTGCAACGTGTGGGACACACTAAAGGCCGACCGTGCCG GTGTGTTGGCTGGCCATGACAACCGTGTGAGCTGCCTGGGTGTGACCGATGACGGCATGGCTGTTGCTACAGGATCCTGGGACAGCTTCCTGAAGATCTGGAATTGA
- the tardbpb gene encoding TAR DNA-binding protein 43 isoform X1, whose amino-acid sequence MAEVYVRVAEEENEEPMEIPSEDDGTVLLSTVSAQFPGACGLRFRSPVSQCMRGVRIVEGVLHAPETGWGNMVYVVNYPKDNKRKMEEIDASLAVKMKRNDLKTSDLIVLGLPWKTTEQDLKEYFSTFGEVIMVQVKRDGRSGNSKGFGFVRFTEYECQEKVIAQRHMIDGRWCDCKFPNSKVNMQGPDEPMRSRKVFVGRCTEDMTTDELRQFFMQYGEVTDVFIPKPFRAFAFVTFADDQVAQSLCGEDLIIKGVSVHVSNAEPKHGNRQFDRTARFGNGFGAQAFGASRGGMGSGGNSNMANFGSFSLNPAMMAAAQAALQSSWGMMGMLASQQSSSSGSGGGGGGGGSGRDQSQSFGGGNGNYGAGSASLGWGTGSNSTSGGSGFSSGFGSSMESKSSGWGM is encoded by the exons ATGGCCGAGGTGTACGTTCGAGTGGCCGAGGAGGAAAATGAGGAGCCCATGGAGATTCCGTCGGAGGACGACGGTACTGTTTTGTTGTCGACTGTGTCAGCCCAGTTCCCCGGAGCGTGCGGCCTCCGGTTTAGGAGCCCCGTGTCCCAATGTATGCGCGGGGTCCGAATCGTCGAGGGCGTTCTACACGCCCCCGAGACTGGCTGGGGAAACATGGTGTACGTGGTCAACTACCCGAAAG ATAACAAAAGGAAAATGGAAGAAATCGACGCCTCATTGGCCGTAAAAATGAAGAGAAACGACTTGAAGACGTCGGACCTGATCGTGCTGGGTCTTCCTTGGAAAACCACGGAGCAGGACCTGAAAGAATACTTTAGTACTTTTGGGGAAGTCATCATGGTGCAG GTAAAACGAGACGGAAGGTCGGGAAATTCCAAAGGCTTTGGATTTGTGCGGTTCACGGAGTACGAATGCCAGGAAAAGGTCATAGCCCAACGCCACATGATCGATGGCAGGTGGTGCGACTGCAAGTTCCCCAACTCCAAGGTGAATATG CAAGGGCCGGACGAGCCAATGAGGAGCCGCAAAGTCTTTGTGGGTCGCTGCACGGAAGACATGACCACCGACGAGTTGAGGCAGTTTTTTATGCAGTACGGAGAGGTCACGGACGTCTTCATCCCCAAGCCATTCCGGGCTttcgcctttgtcacctttgcagaTGATCAG GTGGCTCAGTCTCTTTGTGGCGAAGACCTGATCATCAAAGGCGTGAGCGTCCACGTCTCCAACGCGGAGCCCAAACACGGCAACCGACAGTTCGACCGCACGGCGCGCTTCGGCAACGGCTTCGGCGCCCAGGCGTTCGGAGCCAGCCGCGGCGGCATGGGGAGCGGCGGCAATAGTAACATGGCCAATTTCGGTTCCTTCAGCCTCAACCCCGCCATGATGGCGGCGGCGCAGGCGGCCCTGCAGAGCAGTTGGGGGATGATGGGAATGCTGGCCAGCCAGCAGTCGTCCTCCTCGGGttccggcggcggcggagggggCGGCGGCTCCGGCCGGGACCAGAGTCAGTCCTTCGGCGGGGGGAACGGCAACTACGGCGCCGGCTCGGCCAGCTTGGGCTGGGGCACGGGCTCAAACTCCACCAGTGGAGGTAGTGGATTTAGCTCGGGGTTTGGCTCCAGCATGGAGTCAAAGTCGTCCGGGTGGGGTatgtaa
- the tardbpb gene encoding TAR DNA-binding protein 43 isoform X2, whose product MAEVYVRVAEEENEEPMEIPSEDDGTVLLSTVSAQFPGACGLRFRSPVSQCMRGVRIVEGVLHAPETGWGNMVYVVNYPKDNKRKMEEIDASLAVKMKRNDLKTSDLIVLGLPWKTTEQDLKEYFSTFGEVIMVQVKRDGRSGNSKGFGFVRFTEYECQEKVIAQRHMIDGRWCDCKFPNSKQGPDEPMRSRKVFVGRCTEDMTTDELRQFFMQYGEVTDVFIPKPFRAFAFVTFADDQVAQSLCGEDLIIKGVSVHVSNAEPKHGNRQFDRTARFGNGFGAQAFGASRGGMGSGGNSNMANFGSFSLNPAMMAAAQAALQSSWGMMGMLASQQSSSSGSGGGGGGGGSGRDQSQSFGGGNGNYGAGSASLGWGTGSNSTSGGSGFSSGFGSSMESKSSGWGM is encoded by the exons ATGGCCGAGGTGTACGTTCGAGTGGCCGAGGAGGAAAATGAGGAGCCCATGGAGATTCCGTCGGAGGACGACGGTACTGTTTTGTTGTCGACTGTGTCAGCCCAGTTCCCCGGAGCGTGCGGCCTCCGGTTTAGGAGCCCCGTGTCCCAATGTATGCGCGGGGTCCGAATCGTCGAGGGCGTTCTACACGCCCCCGAGACTGGCTGGGGAAACATGGTGTACGTGGTCAACTACCCGAAAG ATAACAAAAGGAAAATGGAAGAAATCGACGCCTCATTGGCCGTAAAAATGAAGAGAAACGACTTGAAGACGTCGGACCTGATCGTGCTGGGTCTTCCTTGGAAAACCACGGAGCAGGACCTGAAAGAATACTTTAGTACTTTTGGGGAAGTCATCATGGTGCAG GTAAAACGAGACGGAAGGTCGGGAAATTCCAAAGGCTTTGGATTTGTGCGGTTCACGGAGTACGAATGCCAGGAAAAGGTCATAGCCCAACGCCACATGATCGATGGCAGGTGGTGCGACTGCAAGTTCCCCAACTCCAAG CAAGGGCCGGACGAGCCAATGAGGAGCCGCAAAGTCTTTGTGGGTCGCTGCACGGAAGACATGACCACCGACGAGTTGAGGCAGTTTTTTATGCAGTACGGAGAGGTCACGGACGTCTTCATCCCCAAGCCATTCCGGGCTttcgcctttgtcacctttgcagaTGATCAG GTGGCTCAGTCTCTTTGTGGCGAAGACCTGATCATCAAAGGCGTGAGCGTCCACGTCTCCAACGCGGAGCCCAAACACGGCAACCGACAGTTCGACCGCACGGCGCGCTTCGGCAACGGCTTCGGCGCCCAGGCGTTCGGAGCCAGCCGCGGCGGCATGGGGAGCGGCGGCAATAGTAACATGGCCAATTTCGGTTCCTTCAGCCTCAACCCCGCCATGATGGCGGCGGCGCAGGCGGCCCTGCAGAGCAGTTGGGGGATGATGGGAATGCTGGCCAGCCAGCAGTCGTCCTCCTCGGGttccggcggcggcggagggggCGGCGGCTCCGGCCGGGACCAGAGTCAGTCCTTCGGCGGGGGGAACGGCAACTACGGCGCCGGCTCGGCCAGCTTGGGCTGGGGCACGGGCTCAAACTCCACCAGTGGAGGTAGTGGATTTAGCTCGGGGTTTGGCTCCAGCATGGAGTCAAAGTCGTCCGGGTGGGGTatgtaa
- the rbp7b gene encoding retinoid-binding protein 7, whose product MASNYSGTWDMVSNVNFEGYMIALGIDFATRKMAAMLKPRKVIEQEGHQFSVRTLTTFRNYDVAFKVGEEFKEVTKGMDNRLCQSVVNWEKDKLVCVQRGEKKNRGWTHWIDGDELHLELTCEDQVCKQVYKRTL is encoded by the exons ATGGCGTCCAACTACTCCGGGACGTGGGACATGGTTAGCAATGTCAACTTTGAAGGATACATGATTGCTCTTG GCATTGATTTTGCAACCCGCAAAATGGCGGCCATGCTGAAGCCTCGGAAAGTGATCGAGCAAGAAGGTCATCAATTCAGCGTCAGGACTCTCACAACTTTTAGGAATTATGATGTTGCGTTCAAGGTTGGGGAGGAGTTTAAGGAGGTCACCAAGGGAATGGATAATCGTTTATGCCag AGTGTGGTTAATTGGGAAAAGGACAAGCTGGTGTGTGTTCagcgtggggaaaaaaagaaccgaGGTTGGACTCACTGGATTGACGGAGACGAGCTTCATTtg GAGCTCACCTGTGAGGATCAGGTCTGCAAGCAAGTTTACAAAAGGACACTCTAA
- the cenps gene encoding centromere protein S, translating to MAAGDDETSQRLKAAVHFTVGRICQNMSEEYRRKISRQVVAAITETAFGQCDIFAKDLEAFAKHAKRRTVSADDVKLLARRSTALSTHIQRKSEEVEQEQKALKKKRKTKDTDESRE from the exons atggcagCGGGCGACGACGAAACAAGTCAG CGACTAAAAGCGGCCGTCCATTTCACGGTCGGTCGAATTTGTCAGAATATGAGCGAAGAATACCGCAGAAAGATCAGCCGTCAAGTTGTCGCTGCCATAACGGAGACCGCCTTTGGACAATGTG ATATATTTGCGAAAGATTTGGAAGCATTTGCAAA ACATGCAAAAAGACGCACAGTGTCTGCAGATGATGTCAAACTTTTGGCCCGCCGCAGTACTGCATTG TCAACGCACATACAGAGGAAAAGCGAAGAAGTGGAACAAGAACAAAAAGCTTtgaaaaagaagagaaagacCAAAGACACCGACGAGAGCAGAGAATAA